AAATTCCCTATTTACAAGATTTTGACACCAAACTCACCAAAAAGGGGTTTGGAAAACTCACTTAAAAAGGAGCGATTATGGCAAAAGAAATTTTAGTGGCTTATGGCGTGGATATTGATGCGGTGGCTGGTTGGCTAGGGAGCTATGGTGGGGAGGATTCGCCTGATGATATTTCGCGTGGGCTTTTTGCGGGTGAAGTGGGGATCCCACGGCTTTTGAAATTGTTTAAAAAATACCATCTCCATGCGACTTGGTTTGCGCCTGGGCATTCTATTGAAACTTTCCCTGAACAAATGAAAATGATCGTGGATGCAGGGCATGAAGTGGGTGCGCATGGGTATTCGCATGAAAACCCTATCGCTATGACTGCCAAGCAAGAAGAAGATGTTTTGTTAAAAAGCGTTGAGTTGATTAAAGATCTCACCGGCAAAGCCCCCACAGGCTATGTGGCACCGTGGTGGGAGTTTTCTAATATCACTAATGAATTGCTTTTAAAACACGGCTTCAAATACGACCACTCGCTCATGCACAATGATTTCACGCCCTATTTCGTGCGTGTGGGGGATAGTTGGAGCAAGATTGATTATAGTCTGGAAGCCAAAGATTGGATGAAGCCTTTAATCCGTGGGGTGGAAACAGATTTGGTGGAAATCCCTGCGAATTGGTATTTGGACGATTTACCGCCGATGATGTTTATCAAAAAATCCCCCAATAGTTTTGGTTTTGTAAGCCCGCACGATATAGGGCAAATGTGGATCGATCAATTTGATTGGGTTTATCGTGAGATGGATTATGCGGTCTTTAGCATGACAATCCACCCTGATGTGAGTGCTCGTCCGCAAGTGTTGCTCATGCATGAAAAAATCATTGAGCATATCAACAAGCACGAGGGCGTGCGTTGGGTAACATTCAATGAAATCGCTGATGATTTCTTAAAACGAAGCCCCAGAAAAAAATAGCGGTTGGGATTGTATCTGAGTTGGTGTGAATTTGGCGGGATCCACACCAACTGCTACAAATAAACCTTCAATTCATTTTCCATTAGTTTGATTGTTTTCTTTAGACTTTCTTTTTCTAAAGGTTTGAAATTTTTGTGTATGGGCTGGTTTATGTCTCTTTCGCCTTTGAGTAAGGTTATTATATTTAGATTCACGCTTTCAAAGTAGCTCATTATAGAATGCGTGGGTTTTGATCCCAATAGGGTTTCTGGTAAAGCTGAATAATCCCCTCCCAATTGACTTTCTAGCTGAAATAAATAACAAGATATATTTGGATATAAAGTTTTAAGGAGATGAAAATCTACTAATATTCGCTTTAGCATAGCATTTTCCGTATAGGCTTTACACTCTATCCCCATAACCAATTGATTATCCACAAATAAATATATGTTTATCAACGCTCAATCCGTAATAATAATCTTTTTTATGCTCTAATATATATGCCCTTACTTGTTTGTTAGCTATATTTTCTATGTAGCTGTCTTTGATAGGAATCTTTATTTTATTGGAATTTATTTCAAGCCTATTAGCTTTAGCGCCAATATTTTGCCACGCTATTTTTACAATCTCTTCGCTGATGTATTCTTGCAATTTGCCTTTGGTACTTCTTATAACTCCGCCATACGCCCTTGTCTGTTGCTCTAGAGCATCTTTATCAACACCCTTAACCATACTACTATAAACTTGTATAATATCTTCTATAGAATTCAAATCATACCTCTCAATTAAATAAATTTGTTACTTCTTTTAGTCTTGCTCTTGCTACTTCACAATACTTTTCGCTAATGTCTATGCCTATGAATCTGCACCCTAGTTGTTTGGCGACTTTTGTCGTTGTCCCTGCACCATTAAATGGATCTAATACAATATCATTTTGATAGGAAAATAGCTTTAAACACCGCTTTACTAATTCTTCTGGGAACATTGCATCATGCCCATATTGTTTCATGTTGCGTTCTGGGGCAAAGTTCCACTTGCCATAAACCCACTTTTTAAACTCATCATCGGTTATGTCAATGCTGTCTTTATCGCCCTCTTTTTTAAGGTTATTTTTGCAAAAAATTTCAATAAACTCCCACGAATATTTTAAATATGGTGCAGCAGGGCTTTTCCAGCTTCCCCAAGTGCAGTATTTGCAGTTGTAGTTATTCTTTTCCCATAAAATCTCGCCTTTCCAAATAAGCCCTTCATCAATGAAAAATTTGCTGATAAAATGGTGTGTAGGGATATAATCGCTAAACATAGGCTGGATATTGACAATGATTCGCCCTCCGCTTTTTAATACACGAATACACTCTTTAAAAATGGCAAAAAGCGTGTTGAAATACTCTTGCCAAAGATTTGCATCCTGCGTTGCGTTGTAATTGATGCCAAAGTTGTAAGGTGGCGAAGTTAGCACTATATCTATGCAATTATTTGGGAGCTTTTTTAAAAACTCCAAGCTATCTTCGCAGTAAATTTGATTAAGACAGCTTTGAATCTCATTTGTCTCCTTGCTAAACTCTTTTTTGTAAGATTCGTAAGCCAATCTTGCCTTTGCGTTTTGCTTTTTGTTGGCGACTTTTTTGGCTTTGTTGAAGCTCTTAAATACGATTTTGCCATTTTGACTAGAAAATGAGCGGATTTTATACAACTCCTCTAATGTCTTTTGAACCAGCGTATTTTGTGTAGTGGATTCAAGCATTTTTAAATCCACAATGTCAAAATTAAGCGTGATATTTGAAGGATTAACAATCGATTCAATACCGCAAGATTGTAACAATGAAAGTGCGCCTGTTATCTCATCTGGTGCATAAATATTTTCTAGCGTAAGAGTTCTATAATCTTGCATTAAATTTCCTAATCAATAAACAATTAAAAAGCACGAGATTTATTCTTGTTTTTTCAGTAAAATTGTAGCATGATTTAGATTTAAAAGGTTGAAAGATGTGCGTTTTATGCGGGGAGCTTATCCGTTCTTTTCATTGGACCGATAGTTATGAGAATGATGAAAATTTGAAAGAGCAAAATGTGCTTATTAGTGCCAATGAAAACGCCAAAGAACGCAAAAGAGCACGGCTCAAACGAGTGGGATTGCTCAATAGAATTTTGGCGTTTTATGGGCTAAAAATCGATGATTGGCAAGGCGCGAAGTTTGTGCTGTGCGATAAAAAAGGGCAAAGTGCGATCGTGAATGATTTAGGCGATTTGTGGGATAAGGCGCAAAACTTAGCCAAAAAAGAGATGGACGCTCTAGATTCTAATCTGTTAGCGTTTTTAAATCAAAATACAAACGCCATTCACTAATGCCCAAAATCCCTATCACGCTCATCACAGGTTTTTTAGGCAGCGGTAAAACGAGTTTTTTAAGCGAATATTTAAACCAAATAGATCACCAAGGCGTTGCTCTTATCATCAATGAAATCGGTCAAGCCGCCTTGGATCAGCGCATCTTAAGCGTTCAATATTGCGGTGAAAAAATGCTCTATCTTAACGCAGGGTGTGTGTGTTGCAACAAACGCATGGATTTAGTGGAGTCTCTAAAAGCCACGCTCAATAACTATGAATGGCGCGGCGAAATTTTAAAGCGCATCATCATTGAAACCACCGGTTTAGCCAACCCGGCACCGATTTTATGGACGATTTTGAGCGATACTTTTTTAGGGGCGCATTTTGAGATTCAAAGCGTGGTGGTTTGCGTGGATGCTTTGAATGCTAGAATGCATTTAACCAACAATGAAGCTAAAGAACAAATCGTTTTTGCTGATAGCGTTTTATTGACCAAAACGGATTTGCAAAACGACAGCGTGGCTTTAATCAAATTAAAAGAGCGGATTCAAGCCATTAACCCTAGTGCAGAAATTTTTGACAAGAAAAATATCAATTACGAAAGCTTTTTTTCACGCAAAAATAGGGCACGAAATTTTATGCCAAGAATGCCAAAAGATTCACACTCGCAAGGCTTTGAGGTTTTAAGCATCAGTTTTGAAGGGGCGATGGAATGGAGCGCGTTTGGGATTTGGCTGAGTTTGTTATTGCATAAATACGGCACACAGATTTTACGCATCAAGGGGATTATTGACACTGGAAGCGGCTTTTTGGTGAGCATTAACGGCGTGATGCATATCATTTACCCGCCCAAGCACATTTTAAAGGATCAAAACGGCTCTAACCTCGTTTTTATCATGCGCCATTTAGAGCGTGAAAAAATCTTAAATTCATTAGAGGGTTTTAAGGGTTTTCTCGGCATTAAGGGTTTTGAAACCCAATAATTTTTCTATTTATGGATAGCTGTTTGCATTTTGATAGGGAAAAGAACGATGAAGCTTAAAACCAAACACACCCCACAAATAACAAAGATCAAAAGATAGCCCAAATCCCCTAAAAAGATCGTAAAAAGATACGAAAAAAGCGCTTGGAAAATGCCAAAAGAAAACACCACCCACGAAGACGCTTTAGCGAAATGTTTTGCGCCTGCAATTTTTAAAGCCATCATGCTGAATAAATTGATATTGGCGGTTGTGGCCGCTCCCATTATAAAGATGCTTAAATTGAGTAAAGAGATTTGGTGGAAAAAAATGGGCAAAAAGCATGCGATAGATTTTAAAATAAGGATAAAGATATTGGCGTTTTTAGCCCCTAGCTTTTGAGCCATGGGACCGCTAATTAAAGAGCCAAGCGTGGCTCCAAAACCAAAAAACGCCCATGAAGTTCCAGCGATGGTGGGGGAGATATTTAAATGGCGGATCAAATAATCCACCCAAAAAAGCGTGTGCGGTAAAAAACCAATCGCATTGAGTGCGCAAGAAATGAGTAATAACCACAAATGAAAGGGGATTTTAAACGCGCTTTCTTCTTTTTTAACGGATTTTTTCCTTAAAGAATGG
This region of Helicobacter pylori genomic DNA includes:
- a CDS encoding YbfB/YjiJ family MFS transporter, whose translation is MRVFVCFLGVFVSNGLARFGYVVLIPLLILSGSLTPHQSFQLGIAVLMGYVFGSFLIQFLSPLMSLESIAKISFGLIALSFLICYFDSIPFFWLWIWRFIAGVASSALMILVAPLSLPYVKENKRALVGGLIFSAVGIGSVFSGFVLPWISSYNIKWAWIFLGGSCLIAFILSLIGLKNHSLRKKSVKKEESAFKIPFHLWLLLISCALNAIGFLPHTLFWVDYLIRHLNISPTIAGTSWAFFGFGATLGSLISGPMAQKLGAKNANIFILILKSIACFLPIFFHQISLLNLSIFIMGAATTANINLFSMMALKIAGAKHFAKASSWVVFSFGIFQALFSYLFTIFLGDLGYLLIFVICGVCLVLSFIVLFPIKMQTAIHK
- a CDS encoding polysaccharide deacetylase family protein, translated to MAKEILVAYGVDIDAVAGWLGSYGGEDSPDDISRGLFAGEVGIPRLLKLFKKYHLHATWFAPGHSIETFPEQMKMIVDAGHEVGAHGYSHENPIAMTAKQEEDVLLKSVELIKDLTGKAPTGYVAPWWEFSNITNELLLKHGFKYDHSLMHNDFTPYFVRVGDSWSKIDYSLEAKDWMKPLIRGVETDLVEIPANWYLDDLPPMMFIKKSPNSFGFVSPHDIGQMWIDQFDWVYREMDYAVFSMTIHPDVSARPQVLLMHEKIIEHINKHEGVRWVTFNEIADDFLKRSPRKK
- a CDS encoding CobW family GTP-binding protein — its product is MPKIPITLITGFLGSGKTSFLSEYLNQIDHQGVALIINEIGQAALDQRILSVQYCGEKMLYLNAGCVCCNKRMDLVESLKATLNNYEWRGEILKRIIIETTGLANPAPILWTILSDTFLGAHFEIQSVVVCVDALNARMHLTNNEAKEQIVFADSVLLTKTDLQNDSVALIKLKERIQAINPSAEIFDKKNINYESFFSRKNRARNFMPRMPKDSHSQGFEVLSISFEGAMEWSAFGIWLSLLLHKYGTQILRIKGIIDTGSGFLVSINGVMHIIYPPKHILKDQNGSNLVFIMRHLEREKILNSLEGFKGFLGIKGFETQ
- a CDS encoding DNA-methyltransferase — encoded protein: MQDYRTLTLENIYAPDEITGALSLLQSCGIESIVNPSNITLNFDIVDLKMLESTTQNTLVQKTLEELYKIRSFSSQNGKIVFKSFNKAKKVANKKQNAKARLAYESYKKEFSKETNEIQSCLNQIYCEDSLEFLKKLPNNCIDIVLTSPPYNFGINYNATQDANLWQEYFNTLFAIFKECIRVLKSGGRIIVNIQPMFSDYIPTHHFISKFFIDEGLIWKGEILWEKNNYNCKYCTWGSWKSPAAPYLKYSWEFIEIFCKNNLKKEGDKDSIDITDDEFKKWVYGKWNFAPERNMKQYGHDAMFPEELVKRCLKLFSYQNDIVLDPFNGAGTTTKVAKQLGCRFIGIDISEKYCEVARARLKEVTNLFN